GCGCGCGATTCACAGTATTGAGAATGGATATTTCCGAAATAAATTCGAAGACGAAGTCGCCGATTTCAAAGGCCACATTGGAATTGGAGTGATCAGTGATACCGAAGCGCAACCGGTTGTAATGACTTCGCATCTGGGTCGCTTTGCCGTTGCCAGCGTTTCGAAAATTGCCAACATTCAGGAACTGGAAAATCGTTGCATCGAAAAGCAGTTGGTGTATTCCGAAATGAGTATGGGACGCATAAATCCGACCGAGCTGGTAGCCAAACTGATTGCGGAGGAGACCGATTTTGTGTCGGGCATCCGCAATGTGCAGGAACTGATAAAGGGCTCCTGTTCTTTGATGGTGATGACGCCAGATGGTATTTATGTTGGCCGCGACAAGCTGGGCCGCACACCCATTGTGATTGGCAAAAAGGGCGGTGCTTTTGCAGCGACTTTCGAAACCTGCGCATTTCCAAATCTGGGCTACGAAACATTCCGCTATCTCGGCCCTGGTGAAATCGGGAAAATTACAGCCGATGGCTACACGATGCTGAAAGAGCCCAACGATAAAATGCAGGTTTGTGCTTTTCTTTGGGTTTATTATGGCTTTCCGACATCGTCTTATGAGGGTATTAATGTTGACGAGTGCCGCCATCGCTGTGGTGCAGCCCTTGCAAAAAATGATGATGTGGAGGTTGATTTTGTTGCAGGAATCCCTGATTCGGGAGTTGGACATGCAACCGGTTATTCCAATTTTGCACATATTCCATATAAAAGACCGTATTCCAAATATACGCCTACCTGGCCACGTA
This genomic window from Bacteroidetes bacterium GWF2_43_63 contains:
- a CDS encoding amidophosphoribosyltransferase is translated as MSGFFGSVSLGDCVNDVFYGTDYHSHLGTKRAGLAFYSKEAGFQRAIHSIENGYFRNKFEDEVADFKGHIGIGVISDTEAQPVVMTSHLGRFAVASVSKIANIQELENRCIEKQLVYSEMSMGRINPTELVAKLIAEETDFVSGIRNVQELIKGSCSLMVMTPDGIYVGRDKLGRTPIVIGKKGGAFAATFETCAFPNLGYETFRYLGPGEIGKITADGYTMLKEPNDKMQVCAFLWVYYGFPTSSYEGINVDECRHRCGAALAKNDDVEVDFVAGIPDSGVGHATGYSNFAHIPYKRPYSKYTPTWPRSFMPQSQAQRDLVATMKLIPNTAVIKDQSGVFLDDSIVRGTQLKDNVKDLRKAGIKQVHMRIACPPLTYPCLFLNFSRSRSNMDLATYIAMNELEGKEERDMAAYSNPDSEEYKQMVDRIRIRLGLDSLKFQRLEDLIDAIGLPKEKVCTHCFNGSSYF